Proteins co-encoded in one Aspergillus flavus chromosome 2, complete sequence genomic window:
- a CDS encoding dor1-like family protein: MADYLYELLTPHLVPTNASPTPLNPESDTTTAQYLNRLPTLSLQALQETEPQSLAQSSHSNILSLQALSNRSHKTFISSADNLSGLRNSIPQLSRDAQQLRDAIPKLDEDAVLFSSKYSRAAENAALEKRKKVMQLARNVDRLSDILELPTLLSTAVSSAAASSGAAGGSSSTTYSAALDVYAHIKRLQTLYPDSPLVRDVSAQAEDAMKDMTTHLITGLRAQNLRLAAAMRTVGWLRRVAPELENLRSDGGTGTGEGALGALFLICRLANLVTTLEALDPLRELADQESHRRTQSTEKKPGSWSDGHQTEKFLKRYIEIFREQSFAIVSLYKNIFTPNQSESDPAVTGLRGIDARIKSTTPRPAQQEDPLQYLPPALATFPMHLVQLLTDTLRAYLPNVRDKSSRESLLTQVLYCAASLGRLGGDFGMILTELSDMGDEDEENMAYEWEEVTRKHRALAGRLEQLTGGNAASGSPKGTLRAASPVQGLGIA, encoded by the coding sequence ATGGCGGACTATCTTTATGAGCTTCTGACGCCGCACTTGGTGCCCACAAATGCCTCCCCCACCCCATTGAACCCTGAAAGTGATACAACCACTGCGCAGTACCTCAACCGGTTGCCCACTCTCTCACTCCAGGCATTGCAAGAAACCGAGCCACAGTCACTCGCGCAATCATCGCATTCAAATATCCTATCGCTTCAAGCTTTATCAAACCGCTCCCATAAAACCTTCATCTCTTCCGCCGACAACCTCTCAGGTCTACGAAACTCTATCCCCCAGTTGTCTCGAGATGCACAGCAGTTACGGGATGCGATTCCGAAGCTTGACGAAGACGCAGTCTTATTTTCGTCGAAATACAGTCGAGCTGCTGAGAATGCAGCGCTGGAGAAGCGGAAGAAAGTAATGCAACTAGCAAGGAATGTTGACCGATTGTCGGATATTCTAGAATTGCCAACGTTGCTCTCAACTGCCGTATCTTCGGCAGCCGCAAGTTCCGGGGCGGCAGGTGGTTCATCCTCCACGACATATTCAGCGGCATTAGACGTGTATGCGCATATTAAGAGATTACAAACTCTGTATCCGGATTCTCCTCTAGTTAGAGATGTCTCCGCCCAAGCTGAGGACGCCATGAAGGATATGACTACGCATCTGATAACCGGTCTTCGGGCTCAAAACCTCCGACTAGCAGCTGCTATGAGAACTGTGGGTTGGCTGCGGCGAGTTGCCCCCGAACTGGAGAATCTCCGTAGCGACGGAGGAACTGGGACAGGAGAAGGCGCCCTTGGTGCCCTATTCTTGATTTGTAGATTGGCGAATCTGGTAACGACGCTCGAAGCGCTAGATCCCTTACGAGAGCTCGCAGACCAAGAATCGCACCGCAGAACTCAGAGTacggagaagaagcccgGGTCCTGGTCTGATGGACACCAAACAGAGAAGTTCTTAAAGCGTTATATTGAGATCTTCCGCGAGCAGAGTTTCGCTATTGTCTCCTTGTACAAGAACATCTTTACCCCTAACCAGTCCGAGTCAGATCCAGCAGTGACAGGGTTGCGAGGGATTGACGCGCGAATTAAATCAACAACACCGCGACCCGCTCAGCAAGAAGATCCACTACAGTATCTTCCACCAGCACTTGCAACGTTTCCCATGCATCTGGTCCAATTACTGACAGATACCTTGCGGGCATACCTACCGAATGTTCGGGACAAGAGCTCGCGCGAAAGTCTTCTCACCCAAGTTCTATACTGCGCCGCCAGTCTAGGACGATTGGGCGGAGATTTTGGAATGATTCTTACGGAGCTGAGCGATATGGGAGACGAGGACGAAGAAAACATGGCCTATGAGTGGGAGGAGGTGACGAGAAAGCACCGAGCCCTGGCAGGGCGGCTGGAGCAACTCACTGGAGGGAATGCAGCATCCGGATCCCCCAAGGGGACCTTACGGGCGGCCTCACCTGTCCAAGGGCTTGGAATCGCATGA
- a CDS encoding RNA polymerase II transcription elongation factor-domain-containing protein — protein sequence MAAPALSTGLIDPTKQAEYPIILGDRLSGKNGSSRSKLVNIQYNYKTKSATAQQTITRSSQSRDHYNLTITDKAPNAEQNTLTYSYQGSVDPDQAVSESEERNLVLVFDSHRKAFVLEPVAAQLNFNLRSAPAKTEKQVLEKYEQLRTLQEDDQGSGDDRGSDHASGNDDGPADDSNPYDFRHFLPKENADDDKSVSDNATPEPHYNTSKANTPLMPATIKPTPSPKPSPKPRPKTQSNPLRLPKPAKPAKHDSAGTPKTSSKPVPRDQDAKEKVPARDDTIEAAKSPSFENGSSALLSQQPAPSPGSNIIIDGDLIIDMGSPPPSRPAFRIDPAHFSSNNTPSNNEEDEDEDIEDLRLPSPAGHAGMPTRSGRVEPSYNTQADEDEVEDDDALAAEMEAAFEESAREEEARNHQSLHHYNAPSDDESEVSEEE from the coding sequence ATGGCCGCCCCCGCTCTCTCAACCGGATTGATCGATCCTACCAAACAGGCCGAGTACCCCATTATTTTGGGCGACAGGCTCTCAGGTAAAAATGGCTCTTCACGATCAAAGCTGGTCAATATCCAATATAATTACAAGACAAAGTCCGCGACCGCACAACAAACCATTACCAGGTCGTCGCAGTCGAGGGATCACTATAACCTTACTATTACGGACAAGGCACCGAATGCTGAACAGAACACCTTAACATATTCTTACCAAGGCAGCGTTGACCCAGACCAAGCTGTTTCAGAATCCGAAGAGCGAAACCTGGTATTGGTGTTCGACTCCCATCGAAAGGCCTTTGTCCTAGAACCGGTTGCGGCGCAGCTCAACTTTAACCTCCGCTCAGCTCCAGCGAAGACAGAGAAGCAAGTGCTAGAAAAGTATGAACAGCTTCGGACTTTGCAGGAGGACGACCAAGGCTCAGGAGACGATCGGGGTTCAGATCATGCCAGTGGGAACGATGATGGCCCGGCGGATGACAGTAATCCATACGACTTCCGGCATTTCCTTCCTAAGGAGAATGCCGACGACGACAAGTCGGTCTCAGACAACGCTACACCAGAACCTCATTATAATACAAGCAAAGCCAATACCCCATTAATGCCTGCGACTATCAAACCTACACCGAGTCCGAAGCCTAGCCCGAAGCCTCGTCCCAAAACCCAGTCCAACCCTCTTCGTCTCCCCAAACCTGCTAAGCCTGCCAAGCATGATAGCGCAGGGACCCCCAAGACAAGCTCCAAGCCTGTACCTCGCGATCAGGACGCGAAAGAGAAGGTGCCTGCTCGAGACGACACGATCGAAGCTGCCAAATCCCCATCCTTCGAAAATGGAAGCAGCGCTTTGTTATCCCAACAGCCGGCTCCTTCACCCGGGTCTAATATCATCATTGACGGAGACCTTATCATTGACATGGGCTCGCCGCCACCATCTCGCCCTGCATTCCGAATTGACCCTGCTCACTTCTCTTCCAACAATACACCGTCAAataatgaagaagatgaagatgaggatatcgaggatCTCCGGTTGCCCTCCCCTGCTGGGCACGCAGGGATGCCTACTCGTTCCGGAAGGGTAGAGCCTAGTTACAATACACaagctgatgaagatgaggttgaggatgacgacgCTTTAGCGGCAGAAATGGAGGCTGCATTTGAAGAAAGTGCTCGGGAAGAGGAGGCTAGAAATCATCAGTCATTACACCATTACAATGCTCCTAGCGATGACGAGAGTGAAGTCAGCGAGGAAGAGTAA
- a CDS encoding putative cyclin has protein sequence MASTTSQPAEKQLVPAPSNPVLLATQAQWLFTDEELTRAPSQLDGMTLEAEHTSRSKGVNFITQVGIMLKLPQLTIATAAVYLHRFFMRYSMVDLPQRPGMHPYPIAATALFLSTKVEENVRRMRELVVACCRVAQKQPNLVVDEQSKEFWKWRDTILHHEDLLLEALCFDLQLEQPYRILYDFICYFGVNENKPLRNAAWAFVNDSMFTVLCLQFSARNIAAAALYAAARHCDVGFEDDASGRPWWEQVDVDLAQVRRACTRMAQLYENNAMQKHSQYYPTTPIFADEGTEKTRIPRTGSPAGTLRETDTANGRKRSREPEDEAQGRSEEPPIPHDQGSTNGERSPKRPRMGSDAAAQDASAEKNASNSTSFNSSQGATGSRSLPHDRHQTNGHLPPPPHRYQHPLPPAPRTFPRRDSDPRPSGSGGRPNASFNDPIQQRIDEIVSQNLTTPQGGPPPRDRRNSDRYREHEDPSRRRRSDLSSTSRKSIDEQHPPPPPPPPPSDMPQNQQPPPPPPPPDQDEEGGGSEEGEL, from the coding sequence ATGGCGTCCACAACATCACAGCCGGCGGAGAAGCAACTTGTGCCCGCACCATCGAACCCCGTCCTTCTTGCGACACAAGCCCAATGGCTTTTTACAGATGAGGAGCTCACGCGTGCGCCGTCGCAACTTGACGGTATGACACTGGAGGCAGAACATACAAGTCGCAGTAAAGGGGTCAATTTCATCACCCAAGTGGGCATCATGTTAAAATTGCCCCAGCTCACCATTGCAACTGCCGCCGTCTACCTTCACCGGTTTTTCATGCGCTACAGCATGGTGGACCTGCCGCAACGACCGGGAATGCACCCTTATCCGATTGCCGCCACCGCGCTATTCTTATCGACCAAAGTGGAGGAGAATGTGCGGAGGATGAGAGAGCTGGTGGTTGCATGTTGTCGGGTAGCGCAGAAACAACCCAACCTAGTCGTGGACGAGCAGTCTAAGGAGTTCTGGAAATGGCGAGACACGATCCTGCACCACGAGGACCTCCTTCTGGAAGCCCTTTGCTTCGATCTCCAACTTGAACAACCCTACCGCATCCTCTACGATTTCATCTGTTATTTCGGCGTCAACGAGAACAAACCCCTCCGCAACGCTGCCTGGGCTTTCGTCAACGACTCTATGTTCACTGTTCTTTGTCTGCAATTCTCGGCTCGAAATATTGCTGCCGCTGCCCTTTACGCTGCCGCCCGACATTGCGATGTGGGATTTGAGGACGACGCCTCTGGCCGGCCGTGGTGGGAGCAGGTCGACGTGGATCTGGCGCAGGTGCGTCGCGCGTGCACAAGAATGGCACAACTATACGAGAACAATGCCATGCAGAAACATAGCCAGTACTACCCGACCACCCCCATCTTCGCAGACGAGGGTACTGAGAAGACCAGGATCCCGCGCACTGGCAGCCCGGCTGGTACCCTGCGTGAAACAGACACCGCGAATGGACGGAAGCGGTCGAGGGAGCCCGAAGACGAAGCCCAAGGCCGCTCAGAAGAACCACCCATTCCCCATGACCAGGGATCGACAAATGGTGAACGGTCTCCGAAACGACCACGCATGGGCTCAGACGCCGCTGCACAAGATGCTTCAGCCGAAAAGAACGCATCCAACTCCACATCGTTCAACTCCTCCCAGGGAGCAACGGGGTCACGCTCATTACCCCACGACCGCCACCAAACAAACGGTcatctccctccccctcctcacCGCTACCAACACCCCCTACCTCCCGCTCCGCGAACCTTCCCCCGTCGAGACAGCGACCCCCGTCCAagcggcagcggcgggcGCCCCAACGCCTCATTTAACGACCCAATCCAACAACGGATCGACGAAATCGTATCCCAAAACTTGACCACTCCCCAAGGCGGACCCCCGCCCCGAGACCGACGCAACTCAGACCGATACCGCGAACACGAAGACCCCAGCCGAAGACGTCGCTCAGACCTCTCCTCCACCAGCAGAAAATCCATCGACGAGCAACACCCTCCACCcccgccgcctcctcctccctccgaTATGCCCCAGAACCAACAACCACCCCCGCCTCCTCCGCCACCAGACCAGGACGAAGAAGGCGGAGGAAGCGAAGAGGGCGAGCTATAG
- a CDS encoding putative serine/threonine protein kinase (ribosomal protein S6 kinase): MEMSSTFQDDLSVGDVFSPQADMSQPRNEVSLNSNQTVSFRMSDASPDRKQGLSEKGARGGNPFPAPKLNANPLPGKADRRKKKKQQAAPAISTVRGFTPMGSGDEDSDFSTSSSRAPRSSARPGNSPMSQPASGHGVSALKLQLDSLNLSGDRPLQGAPSDLGSEAPSNASVCSDSDQTEVLTSYEVPLEHDYVSADAVAEEKSYNTSSIKDMRTQLCRKMTTDDFEPLLCLGKGSFGTVLLVRHALTGKLYAQKQFRKASITVHKKLVEQTKTERMILESVNRHPFVVKLFYAFQDHEKLYLILEYAQGGELFTHLAMERMFDEDVAAFYMAEMVLALEHLHQNVGVIYRDLKPENCLLDHEGHLLLTDFGLSKISASDDDRCNSSLGTIEYMAPEVIQGKPYGKACDWWSLGALAYDLLTGSPPFKANNNAKLQEKILKQKLTLPYFLGPDAKDLLTRLLRKEPSKRLGYHMPKDLQTIKNHRFFRKIDWKALARRAVTPPIVPVVTDPALAENFSDDFTHLPLSPLVAPASFDDHYAAHQRGSQRPMSSGYDVIGEESNPFGGFSFVASSSLLDHGLGIATKGF; the protein is encoded by the coding sequence atGGAGATGTCGAGCACATTCCAGGATGATCTCTCGGTCGGTGACGTCTTCAGCCCTCAGGCTGACATGTCGCAACCCCGGAATGAGGTCAGCTTGAACAGCAACCAAACCGTCAGCTTTCGAATGAGCGATGCTAGCCCTGACCGCAAACAAGGGCTTTCTGAGAAGGGTGCCCGTGGAGGCAATCCTTTCCCAGCACCGAAACTGAATGCGAATCCGCTCCCCGGAAAGGCAGACCgacgaaagaagaaaaagcaacaagCCGCCCCAGCGATCTCGACCGTTCGTGGCTTCACCCCCATGGGTTCTGGCGATGAGGACTCGGACTTTTCGACCTCTAGTTCACGCGCACCGCGCTCTTCAGCGCGGCCGGGTAATAGCCCAATGTCACAGCCAGCTTCAGGACATGGTGTTAGCGCTCTAAAGCTTCAGCTTGATTCGTTGAATCTGTCTGGAGACCGCCCTCTCCAAGGCGCGCCGAGTGATCTTGGTTCCGAGGCACCGAGCAATGCAAGTGTTTGCTCGGACAGTGACCAAACGGAGGTTCTGACCAGCTATGAGGTGCCTCTGGAACATGACTATGTCAGCGCTGATGCCGTAGCAGAGGAGAAGTCTTACAATACATCAAGCATTAAGGATATGCGCACACAGCTTTGCCGGAAGATGACCACAGATGACTTCGAGCCCCTGCTCTGTTTGGGCAAAGGCTCTTTTGGGACTGTCCTGTTGGTGCGCCATGCGCTCACGGGCAAGCTCTATGCCCAGAAACAGTTCCGGAAGGCCTCAATCACCGTTCATAAAAAGCTTGTGGAGCAGACCAAGACAGAACGTATGATCCTAGAGAGTGTCAACCGCCATCCATTTGTTGTCAAGCTTTTCTACGCTTTTCAGGACCATGAGAAGCTCTACCTCATCCTGGAATATGCCCAAGGCGGCGAGCTATTCACGCACTTGGCCATGGAGCGTATGtttgatgaagatgtggcGGCATTTTATATGGCGGAAATGGTCCTCGCGCTCGAGCATCTGCACCAGAACGTCGGTGTGATCTACCGTGACCTGAAGCCCGAAAATTGCCTTTTGGACCACGAAGGCCACCTTCTACTGACGGATTTCGGTCTCAGCAAGATATCTGCCAGTGATGATGACCGCTGCAACTCTTCTCTGGGCACCATTGAATATATGGCCCCAGAGGTTATCCAGGGCAAGCCATACGGCAAAGCTTGCGACTGGTGGTCCCTTGGGGCATTGGCATACGATCTCCTCACAGGATCACCTCCGTTCAAAGCCAATAACAACGCCAAGCTGCAGGAGAAAATCCTGAAGCAGAAGTTAACCCTGCCCTACTTCCTTGGCCCGGACGCCAAAGACCTGTTGACCCGTCTCCTTCGCAAGGAGCCCTCCAAGCGTCTCGGATACCATATGCCCAAAGATCTCCAGACAATCAAGAACCACCGGTTCTTCCGCAAGATCGACTGGAAAGCCCTCGCCCGCCGTGCAGTCACTCCTCCCATCGTCCCTGTTGTCACGGATCCTGCACTCGCGGAGAACTTCTCCGACGATTTTACTCATCTTCCACTGAGCCCGCTCGTTGCCCCTGCCAGCTTCGACGATCACTATGCAGCCCATCAGCGCGGCAGCCAACGTCCCATGTCATCTGGTTATGACgtcattggagaagagagtaACCCCTTCGGAGGATTCAGTTTCGTCGCTTCCAGCAGCTTGCTTGATCACGGACTGGGAATTGCGACCAAAGGCTTTTGA
- a CDS encoding dihydroneopterin aldolase domain protein (unnamed protein product), translating into MITMAEQRVNVHIPSHPAVLDSVRLRDIELPLPAAPEAWHRLGKSQPCTASLKLSYSSAVASANADDVSLSIDYGKLYRRLEEDIRTMGQHEEHPGKRMISLEGSRRNSMMKNDVGQDVRLTAAIVANCSLGLLDETTAGVRRMSHLHNAASQAPASTSPIDGIFGRCEVWLHLPKALLRAEEGLKYRSVTVWGYKQENEAAGNLQDSERCPVVLEEEFRIEGIRCHCILGVNSHERVEKQAVIVSLEFKGPGQLAWGSTVVDTYQAMTRAVAERVEETSFQTVEALATFVARIVTVEFANERVTVRVEKPSALAFVGRSGIEITRSQSFFERSEMDGGRV; encoded by the exons ATGATTACAATGGCTGAACAGCGAGTCAATGTTCATATACCGTCCCACCCCGCCGTCCTAGATAGCGTGCGACTCCGTGACATTGAGCTCCCTCTACCTGCCGCCCCAGAGGCATGGCATCGGCTTGGGAAGTCGCAGCCATGCACTGCTTCTCTGAAATTATCTTACTCGTCGGCTGTTGCATCTGCGAATGCGGATGATGTGTCTCTTTCTATCGACTATGGGAAGCTTTACCGCCGGTTAGAAGAAGACATTCGCACTATGGGGCAGCATGAGGAACATCCAGGGAAACGGATGATTAGCTTGGAGGGCAGTCGACGAAattcgatgatgaagaatgatGTTGGTCAGGATGTACGACTGACGGCGGCCATTGTTGCGAACTGCAGCCTAGGTTTACTCGATGAGACTACGGCCGGGGTTAGGAGAATGTCACACTTGCACAATGCCGCAAGTCAAGCACCAGCCTCGACATCCCCTATTGACGGTATTTTTGGTCGATGTGAGGTTTGGCTACATCTCCCCAAGGCTCTGCTGCGTGCCGAAGAAGGCTTGAAATACCGCAGCGTCACAGTTTGGGGTTACAAGCAAGAGAACGAAGCTGCAGGCAACCTTCAGGACTCTGAACGGTGCCCTGTTGTTCTAGAAGAGGAGTTCCGTATTGAGGGCATAAGATGCCATTGTATTCTTGGTGTCAATTCCCATGAGAGAGTTGAGAAGCAGGCCGTGATCGTTTCGTTGGAGTTCAAGGGCCCGGGCCAGTTGGCATGGGGATCAACTGTGGTAGACACTTACCAAGCAATGACTAGAGCTGTCGCAGAG CGCGTCGAAGAAACCTCATTTCAAACCGTGGAGGCACTAGCGACTTTTGTCGCGCGCATAGTGACAGTGGAGTTTGCCAACGAGCGCGTGACAGTTCGAGTAGAGAAGCCTAGCGCGTTGGCCTTTGTGGGAAGATCAGGAATAGAGATCACCCGGTCCCAATCATTCTTTGAAAGATCCGAGATGGATGGAGGGCGGGTATAG